One region of Culex pipiens pallens isolate TS chromosome 2, TS_CPP_V2, whole genome shotgun sequence genomic DNA includes:
- the LOC120416222 gene encoding protein Son yields MSENVTVKEEKSSPLPAELFPLNIKIKQEKTTDSSKSETVDKLSIDLNLTNIFSATTTTTTSNAGATVATTTTDDTQKETKSVEPLKSSNEILTELFKVFNAAPPEIIEDDSNDGEEVAGKKKKHKKHKKKSKKKKKNENGGSGSSSDSEPEEGEIKRKAKKIKKEKDKDKERDKSKRKKSKEKDKVKKEKVDDGGKKDERVSVKTEITSVVVKKEPRDDRYGTRETRERDDRYSSRDARDLRDGRDFRDSRDVRDVRDIRDSRDIRDAKDSYHHSHHHHHHHGSTSRDDHHPRIKQEKDDRSYRDSARDREKDRERERDREQRDREKEDPKSKPRIQIKSLKDSTIFKEAAAAASSSGSRERQRSRDRDRDRTTSEGRSKSREMHRRRRSDSDFSMSDEETYEEGKGRYYDFYQKKYNSFYASYRDEERSRKRKRSEDRAGDRYRKSRSKSRSRSPQFDKQKLLEIARKNAITMLKKGTLPGVQGLDKESKEKLIMKMKSSGKTIDELTNFCKKISEKENLNELSSVSSEDSDHDADGGSKAFHHPFQLKDHGPIVMNIKNSVPLQPKSAEQTKALLLQYPVSSGAQHRKMENEWVPVEPPTQAGPLVPLSRPEKATPKIPITASFVPQAEKQQPAYTPVNPPPGISPALCQPGPSSAPIPPSIDIPNALPAPPPSSNPIADAALLPEVFPSNPEGNKLDVSTIISNRLNAMRKLQDNPADAEAIKLLYNTQKDMSAWASSKFTPGQFLGSTGAQVLTPRELAEGYQPWVTKDSMKQTAPVTGGMGMHLLQKMGWVPGEGLGKEKNGSLEPLLLDVKLDKRGLVASAEEHQRQIQIQVQQQHNGRGRPRFTNVKINVDGKHPVSILGEYASKRKWNPPRYDLVHESGPGHAKNFVFKVIVNGLEYQPAISNNTKKDAKATAARFCLQQLGILQS; encoded by the exons ATGAGTGAAAACGTCACGGTAAAGGAGGAAAAATCCTCGCCCCTGCCAGCGGAACTTTTCCCGTTGAACATCAAAATAAAGCAGGAAAAGACGACCGATTCCAGCAAGTCGGAAACGGTGGACAAGCTGTCGATCGACCTGAATTTGACCAACATCTTTTCGGCTACGACGACGACTACCACGAGCAATGCTGGAGCAACGGTAGCAACAACGACTACGGATGATACGCAGAAGGAGACAAAGTCGGTGGAACCGCTGAAATCTTCGAACGAAATTCTGACGGAACTGTTTAAGGTGTTTAACGCCGCGCCGCCGGAAATCATCGAGGACGATTCCAACGACGGGGAGGAGGTTGccgggaagaagaagaaacacaAGAAGCACAAGAAAAAGtctaagaagaagaaaaagaatgAAAACGGTGGAAGTGGATCGTCGTCGGACTCGGAACCGGAAGAGGGCGAGATTAAGCGGAAGGCGAAAAAGATAAAGAAGGAAAAGGACAAAGATAAGGAGCGGGACAAGTCGAAGCGGAAGAAGAGCAAGGAGAAGGATAAGGTTAAGAAAGAGAAGGTGGATGACGGGGGGAAGAAGGACGAGCGGGTGTCGGTCAAGACGGAAATCACTTCCGTGGTGGTGAAGAAGGAACCGCGAGACGATCGGTACGGTACGCGGGAAACGCGCGAGCGGGATGATCGGTACTCGTCGAGGGATGCGAGGGACTTGAGGGATGGTCGAGATTTTAGAGATTCTAGGGATGTTCGAGACGTTAGGGATATCCGAGATTCTAGAGATATTCGAGATGCAAAGGACAGCTATCATCACAgtcaccaccatcatcatcatcacgg ATCAACCTCCCGTGACGATCACCACCCACGCATCAAACAGGAGAAAGATGATCGTTCCTACCGAGATTCGGCTCGCGACAGGGAGAAGGATCGCGAGCGAGAGCGAGACCGTGAACAGCGCGACCGCGAAAAAGAAGACCCGAAATCCAAACCCCGCATTCAAATTAAAAGCCTAAAGGACAGTACAATCTTCAAGGAGGCGGCTGCCGCGGCCTCCAGCTCCGGCAGTAGAGAGAGGCAACGCAGCAGGGATCGGGATCGTGACCGGACGACCTCGGAGGGCCGGTCCAAGTCGCGGGAGATGCACCGCAGGCGGCGCTCAGACTCGGACTTTAGCATGTCGGACGAAGAGACTTACGAGGAGGGCAAAGGACGGTACTACGACTTTTACCAGAAAAAGTACAACTCGTTCTATGCAAGCTATCGGGACGAGGAGCGATCGCGGAAGCGGAAGAGGAGCGAAGATCGGGCCGGCGACAGATATCGCAAGTCGAGGTCAAAGTCGCGATCGCGATCGCCGCAGTTTGACAAACAAAAGCTGTTGGAGATTGCGCGCAAGAATGCGATTACGATGCTAAAGAAGGGAACGCTGCCGGGAGTGCAAGGGTTGGACAAGGAATCGAAGGAAAAGCTGATCATGAAGATGAAGAGCAGTGGAAAAACGATCGATGAGTTGACGAACTTCTGCAAGAAGATTTCCGAGAAGGAAAACTTGAACGAACTTTCGAGCGTTTCGTCGGAGGACAGTGACCACGATGCAGACGGCGGCTCGAAAGCGTTTCACCATCCGTTTCAGCTCAAGGATCACGGTCCGATTGTGATGAACATCAAGAACTCGGTTCCGCTGCAGCCGAAAAGTGCCGAGCAGACGAAGGCGTTGCTGCTTCAATATCCCGTCTCATCCGGGGCGCAGCACAGGAAAATGGAGAACGAATGGGTTCCGGTAGAACCGCCAACCCAGGCAGGACCCCTCGTTCCACTCTCGCGTCCGGAAAAGGCCACCCCGAAGATTCCCATTACGGCAAGCTTCGTTCCGCAAGCAGAAAAACAACAACCGGCGTACACTCCCGTTAATCCCCCGCCGGGAATTTCACCGGCCCTCTGCCAACCTGGCCCATCATCGGCACCAATCCCGCCTTCAATCGACATCCCCAACGCCCTGCCAGCTCCACCACCATCCTCAAATCCCATCGCCGACGCCGCCCTTCTCCCGGAAGTGTTCCCCAGCAACCCCGAGGGCAACAAGCTGGACGTCTCGACTATCATCTCCAACCGCCTCAACGCGATGCGCAAACTCCAGGACAACCCCGCCGACGCCGAAGCCATCAAGCTGCTGTACAACACCCAAAAGGACATGTCCGCGTGGGCCTCCTCCAAGTTCACGCCTGGCCAGTTCCTCGGTTCGACCGGCGCCCAAGTCCTAACGCCACGTGAACTTGCCGAAGGCTACCAACCCTGGGTCACAAAGGACTCCATGAAGCAAACCGCGCCCGTTACCGGCGGCATGGGAATGCACCTGCTCCAGAAGATGGGCTGGGTCCCTGGCGAGGGTCTCGGCAAAGAAAAGAACGGCTCCCTCGAACCGCTCCTCCTCGATGTCAAACTGGACAAGCGCGGTCTCGTCGCCAGCGCCGAAGAACACCAGCGCCAAATCCAGATCCAAGTCCAGCAGCAGCACAACGGCCGTGGCCGCCCCCGCTTCACCAACGTCAAAATCAACGTCGACGGCAAACACCCCGTTTCGATCCTGGGCGAGTACGCCAGCAAGCGGAAGTGGAACCCGCCGCGGTACGATCTGGTGCACGAGAGTGGCCCCGGCCACGCCAAGAACTTTGTCTTCAAGGTGATTGTGAACGGGCTGGAGTACCAGCCGGCCATCTCGAACAACACCAAGAAGGACGCCAAAGCGACGGCGGCCCGGTTCTGTCTGCAGCAGCTGGGAATTCTGCAGTCGTAA